A section of the Quatrionicoccus australiensis genome encodes:
- a CDS encoding OmpA family protein: MIKNIAKNSLVFALLAGIGFSAVAQERVYAIDQRDTVVKSGFGLCWRDGYWTPAAAAKDKAGCECDKDLLPAEACAAPAAKGAAAAPAVAGVKPSGEKITVAADALFDFNKAVLRPEGKAKLDDVVAKSKAIKLEVILAVGHTDRIGGDAYNQKLSEKRAAAVKEYLVAKGIEANRVYTEGKGEKQPVTGDKCKGNAKTKALIDCLQPDRRVDIEVIGTK; encoded by the coding sequence ATGATCAAGAACATCGCCAAGAATTCACTCGTTTTCGCCCTGCTGGCCGGCATCGGCTTCTCTGCTGTTGCCCAGGAACGTGTTTACGCCATCGACCAACGCGACACCGTCGTCAAGAGCGGTTTCGGCCTGTGCTGGCGTGATGGCTACTGGACCCCGGCTGCTGCCGCCAAGGACAAGGCCGGTTGCGAATGCGACAAGGACCTGCTGCCGGCTGAAGCCTGTGCCGCCCCGGCCGCCAAGGGCGCCGCTGCTGCTCCGGCCGTTGCCGGTGTGAAGCCGTCCGGTGAAAAGATCACCGTCGCTGCCGACGCCCTGTTCGACTTCAACAAGGCTGTCCTGCGCCCCGAAGGCAAGGCCAAGCTCGACGACGTCGTTGCCAAGTCCAAGGCCATCAAGCTCGAAGTGATCCTGGCCGTTGGCCACACCGACCGTATCGGTGGTGATGCCTACAACCAGAAGCTGTCGGAAAAGCGCGCTGCTGCCGTCAAGGAATACCTGGTTGCCAAGGGTATCGAAGCCAACCGTGTTTACACCGAAGGCAAGGGCGAAAAGCAACCGGTTACCGGCGACAAGTGCAAGGGCAATGCCAAGACCAAGGCTCTGATCGACTGCCTGCAGCCGGATCGTCGCGTTGACATCGAAGTCATCGGCACCAAGTAA
- a CDS encoding site-specific recombinase: MAALSKLFRGLFAPRPDPDLALERALVAFLDPAAEPLELVRRLVAALRPQGHGDSGHVERHARLLQRLEDDAELRAAVIGHLVHFVASRRLMTFFTDSGILPGTGFFSEWWRILGNRILPEVPDERRLKDCLHIIYERSDDWRWLEQIPPELGERFWALLAPSRELRRVDWRAIQEQMLDAVLLLAHRVSGLGVESELMRASPGFDDDRPRFIALSAEALDFANGLRAALDDPDQPGDDGSQLLVIADQCLDTLQRIRKRALTVGTSLHLTYILTRSEQSLRRLHELVAILTAAGTSTGRHAALDAWAEFAGAALLAENRRNSLRYYLSQLSSLLAVRITENAAHSGEHYICETAADYRGMWRSAAGAGVLIGGMALLKIFTAGLHAPLFVEAFLFSMIYGLGFVVIFLLGMTVATKQPAMTAQTLAGLLGDLKPNRSADLERMVDVVAAVSRSQLAAIAGNVMIALPVAIALGAGLGGLLGTPVISTDKGAHLLADLDLLSWALPHAAIAGFYLFLSGLITGYFDNQAAYADVGRRIGRLRWLKHLAGEARATRVGDYIQERLGGIMGNFLFGCMLGSTGVIGTILGLPLDIRHIAFSSANLGYALVGFQFELPLQAVFWAALGIAAIGLTNLAVSFALALRTALGARRIQFGHWGLLLRAIGRRFRRQPRSFLLPPRPAVDTAPGG; the protein is encoded by the coding sequence ATGGCTGCACTGAGCAAACTTTTCCGCGGCCTGTTTGCCCCCCGGCCCGATCCTGACCTCGCCCTCGAACGCGCCCTCGTCGCCTTTCTCGACCCCGCGGCCGAGCCGCTCGAACTGGTGCGTCGCCTGGTCGCCGCCCTGCGCCCGCAAGGGCACGGCGATAGCGGCCATGTCGAACGCCACGCACGCCTGCTGCAACGCCTGGAGGACGACGCCGAACTGCGCGCCGCGGTGATCGGCCATCTTGTGCACTTCGTCGCCAGCCGCCGGCTGATGACCTTTTTCACCGACAGCGGCATCCTGCCCGGCACCGGCTTTTTCTCGGAGTGGTGGCGCATCCTCGGCAATCGCATCCTGCCGGAAGTGCCCGACGAGCGCCGCCTCAAGGATTGCCTGCACATCATTTATGAACGCAGCGACGACTGGCGCTGGCTGGAACAGATCCCGCCCGAACTCGGCGAGCGCTTCTGGGCGCTGCTCGCGCCGTCGCGCGAATTGCGTCGCGTGGACTGGCGCGCCATCCAGGAACAGATGCTCGATGCCGTGCTGCTGCTCGCTCACCGGGTCAGCGGCCTCGGCGTCGAGAGCGAGCTGATGCGCGCCTCGCCCGGCTTCGATGACGACCGGCCACGCTTCATCGCCCTCTCGGCGGAAGCGCTCGATTTCGCCAACGGCCTGCGCGCCGCGCTCGACGATCCGGACCAACCCGGCGACGACGGCAGCCAGTTGCTGGTCATCGCCGACCAGTGCCTGGACACCCTGCAGCGCATCCGCAAGCGCGCGCTCACGGTCGGCACCAGCCTGCACCTGACCTACATCCTGACGCGCAGCGAGCAGAGCCTGCGGCGCCTGCACGAGCTGGTCGCCATTTTGACCGCCGCCGGCACGTCGACCGGTCGCCATGCCGCGCTCGACGCCTGGGCAGAATTCGCCGGCGCGGCGCTGCTCGCCGAGAACCGGCGCAACAGCCTGCGCTATTACCTGAGCCAGTTGTCCAGCCTGCTCGCTGTGCGCATCACCGAAAACGCCGCGCATTCGGGCGAGCACTACATCTGCGAGACCGCTGCCGACTACCGCGGCATGTGGCGTTCGGCGGCCGGCGCCGGCGTGCTGATCGGCGGCATGGCGCTGCTCAAGATCTTCACCGCCGGGCTGCACGCACCGCTCTTCGTCGAGGCCTTCCTGTTCAGCATGATCTACGGCCTCGGCTTCGTCGTCATCTTCCTGCTCGGCATGACTGTCGCCACCAAGCAGCCGGCGATGACGGCGCAGACGCTGGCCGGCCTGCTCGGCGATCTCAAGCCGAACCGCAGCGCCGATCTCGAACGCATGGTCGATGTCGTCGCCGCGGTCAGCCGCAGCCAGCTGGCGGCGATTGCCGGCAACGTCATGATCGCGCTGCCGGTCGCCATCGCGCTCGGCGCCGGACTCGGCGGACTGCTCGGTACGCCGGTGATCAGCACGGACAAAGGCGCCCACCTGCTGGCCGATCTCGATCTCCTGAGCTGGGCCCTGCCGCACGCGGCGATTGCCGGTTTCTACCTGTTCCTGTCCGGCCTGATCACCGGCTATTTCGACAACCAGGCGGCCTATGCCGACGTCGGCCGGCGCATCGGCCGCCTGCGCTGGCTCAAGCACCTCGCCGGCGAGGCGCGCGCGACACGTGTCGGCGACTACATCCAGGAACGCCTGGGCGGCATCATGGGCAACTTCCTGTTCGGCTGCATGCTCGGTTCGACCGGCGTCATCGGCACCATCCTCGGCCTGCCGCTCGACATTCGCCACATCGCCTTTTCGTCGGCCAACCTCGGCTACGCGCTGGTCGGCTTCCAGTTCGAACTGCCCTTGCAGGCGGTGTTCTGGGCGGCACTCGGCATTGCCGCGATCGGCCTGACCAATCTCGCGGTCAGCTTTGCGCTGGCGCTGCGCACCGCGCTCGGTGCCCGTCGCATCCAGTTCGGCCACTGGGGTCTGCTGTTGCGCGCCATCGGCCGCCGTTTCCGGCGCCAGCCGCGCAGTTTCCTGTTGCCGCCACGGCCAGCGGTCGACACCGCGCCAGGCGGGTAA
- a CDS encoding autotransporter assembly complex protein TamA has protein sequence MPIPNFRRLLPPLLLALALPAGANELVLQAPDAIERLLRPWLPEEAGSSLKLQAQLGEILATEGYFAPQFEFSESDNELRLQLDSGPRTTISQVALTVDGPVEAKALAALRADWRLPVGQPFRQEDWNEAKQQVLAELLAVEHADAKLLDSQAEIDAESHQAQLRAHYDAGPRYRFGALRVEGLQRYTPELVERYNRSVHAGQPYREAQLNALQTTLLATPYFASVQATLDTAEASVTDGIATAPVVVHVRERAPHRVAFGVGFSSNTGARVEANYHTPDAFNRAWEFDSGLRLEQKKQTAYADIFLPPSERQHRNSFGLMLENTDIQSLRTSRYAFGAQDVQQRGRLEQRTSLSWQTERREPEGAAESTSQALVPNVMWTWRRVDSVLDPHEGLVLQGQVGGGAKAALSDRNFVRLHGRYQQFIPLGRQDTLTLRGEIGYTVADSRQGIPQDYLFRTGGTGSVRGYAYQSLGIREGNAVVGGRYLAIASAEVTHWLSDSWGIAAFVDAGDAVDALENLKMAVGYGLGARWRSPAGPIGADLAYGERTGSVQLHFSLAIPF, from the coding sequence GTGCCGATTCCGAATTTCCGTCGCCTGCTGCCGCCGCTCCTGCTCGCCCTTGCCCTGCCGGCCGGGGCGAATGAGCTTGTGCTGCAGGCGCCGGACGCCATCGAGCGCCTGCTCCGCCCGTGGTTGCCGGAAGAAGCCGGCAGCAGCCTGAAACTGCAGGCCCAGCTCGGCGAGATCCTCGCCACCGAGGGTTATTTCGCGCCGCAATTCGAATTCAGCGAGAGCGACAATGAATTGCGCCTGCAACTCGATTCCGGCCCACGTACGACCATCAGCCAAGTCGCCCTGACGGTCGACGGCCCGGTCGAGGCCAAAGCCCTCGCCGCCCTGCGCGCCGACTGGCGCCTGCCGGTCGGCCAGCCCTTTCGTCAGGAAGACTGGAACGAAGCCAAGCAGCAGGTGCTGGCCGAGCTGCTCGCGGTCGAGCATGCCGACGCCAAGCTGCTCGACAGCCAGGCCGAGATCGATGCCGAGAGCCACCAGGCGCAACTGCGCGCGCATTACGACGCCGGGCCGCGCTATCGTTTCGGCGCCTTGCGCGTCGAGGGCCTGCAGCGCTACACGCCGGAACTGGTCGAGCGCTACAACCGCAGCGTGCACGCCGGCCAGCCCTACCGTGAAGCGCAGTTGAACGCCTTGCAGACAACGTTGCTCGCGACGCCCTACTTCGCCTCGGTGCAGGCGACGCTGGACACCGCCGAGGCCAGCGTCACCGACGGCATCGCCACGGCCCCGGTCGTCGTCCACGTGCGCGAGCGGGCGCCGCACCGCGTCGCCTTCGGCGTCGGTTTCAGCTCTAACACCGGCGCCCGCGTCGAAGCCAATTACCACACGCCGGACGCCTTCAACCGCGCCTGGGAATTCGACAGCGGCCTGCGCCTGGAGCAGAAGAAGCAGACCGCCTACGCCGACATTTTCCTGCCGCCGAGCGAGCGCCAGCACCGCAACAGCTTCGGCCTGATGCTGGAAAACACCGACATCCAGAGCCTGCGCACCAGCCGCTACGCCTTCGGCGCGCAGGACGTGCAGCAGCGCGGCCGCCTCGAACAGCGCACGTCGCTGAGCTGGCAGACGGAAAGACGCGAGCCGGAAGGCGCCGCCGAAAGTACCAGCCAGGCGCTGGTGCCCAACGTGATGTGGACCTGGCGCCGCGTCGACAGCGTGCTCGACCCGCACGAAGGTCTCGTCCTCCAGGGCCAGGTCGGCGGCGGCGCCAAGGCGGCGCTGTCGGACCGCAACTTCGTCCGCCTGCACGGGCGCTACCAGCAGTTCATCCCGCTCGGCCGGCAGGACACGCTGACCCTGCGCGGCGAAATCGGCTACACCGTCGCCGACTCGCGCCAGGGCATCCCGCAGGATTACCTGTTCCGCACCGGCGGTACCGGCTCGGTGCGCGGCTACGCCTACCAGAGCCTGGGCATCCGCGAAGGCAACGCCGTGGTCGGCGGCCGCTACCTCGCCATCGCCAGCGCCGAAGTCACGCACTGGCTGAGCGATAGCTGGGGCATCGCCGCCTTCGTCGATGCCGGCGATGCGGTCGACGCCCTGGAAAACCTCAAAATGGCCGTCGGCTACGGCCTCGGCGCGCGCTGGCGCAGCCCGGCCGGGCCGATCGGCGCCGATCTCGCCTATGGCGAACGCACCGGCAGCGTACAACTGCATTTTTCGCTGGCGATTCCGTTCTGA
- a CDS encoding translocation/assembly module TamB domain-containing protein, whose protein sequence is MKLLPKSRTLLAGLATLGALCGGAAWLTASESGLQTLSELASGASGGQLHIEQASGRLLGPLTLGQVRWTSPTLQVDIDGLHLDWSPTELLHGHLRIGELRIERLHITSAASSTPPTLPTDLSLPLSVDLEKTAISRLEYGNLLLVRDLAGRLHSDGLKHALDDLRATLGDATLSGHAKLAGTAPFALEASAAIAGQLEKHALALSLQASGPLEKIALAAVAESGISGRADAVLTPFGKTAFASARIAIDDFDPAAWQTGAPSARFALRADLKPDASGIGGRFSLANRIPGPLDQQRLPLERLDGRLVWQDEIARLDALHATLPGKGELNGSGRWQAGTLHLELQASRLDAAQLVAALRATQLNGPISANIDANRQSLQLDLKDTRFAIRAEASQAAGAIDLTSLELSSGPARLKARGKLALGKEMAFGGDGELEQFDPSRFAQVTPARINARFAASGKLQPQPQVDGHFELKDSLWAGQPLTGQGQLKIAWPQVPLAEIHLQAGVNRLDTHGAFGRPGDRLQIELDAPQLGPYGIDGGASGHFELAGTPQQLQLAARLQAARLGLPGRVRVSGLKLDATAGGGANAPLKLDLAASTLETPERPALLRQLRIQINGNRLAHRLNASADLAGKNHLLLELAGGLPETTGALSWRGQLEQASLLAADPARNVRLVAPAPLQLAAERWHLGPARLAGEPLDWQATLDVGADAKQLAANLQARGSRVGRIDAQLNAGMQGAWALNRQAAWQGKLNSEIADLAWLGELIGEQWRTGGRFSGELKLAGTPDKPIASGRFRGSELALRLPEQGLNLNRGELAVDLDNNLLRVGKLGFDSVLQAAPRPLQLSGRGDLAALTGKPGRLEITGEMQVDRPAGAEHAFLDVHLDRLGAWQLPDQWVSVSGSGRLSWQDGTLGAKGKLAVDAGYWQLARSGAPRLSDDVVVRRAGQEKANTSLRPKLDLDVSTELGDNFLFSGAGLNTRLSGDIRLRASGRDLPRASGTIRTRAGRFEAYGQQLAIERGILTFQGLPDNPALDVRAVRQGLSVEPGVHITGTAQRPVIKLISDPELPDSEKLAWLVLGHGPEQMGAGDATVLLSAAGGLLGNDSGNVVQQLKKNFGFDELGVRTGQIGDNGSRQQISRVAAGTFDSTASTGAQIFSVGKRLSSNAMLSYEQALGKAESVVKLTISLSRQISVIGRAGSDNAVDLFYTLTFGRPDKAGAP, encoded by the coding sequence ATGAAGCTGCTGCCCAAATCCCGCACGCTGCTCGCCGGCCTCGCCACGCTGGGTGCACTGTGCGGCGGCGCGGCCTGGCTGACGGCCAGCGAAAGCGGCCTGCAGACGCTGAGCGAACTGGCAAGCGGCGCCAGCGGCGGTCAATTGCACATCGAACAGGCCAGCGGCCGCCTGCTCGGCCCGCTCACACTCGGCCAGGTGCGCTGGACCAGCCCGACGCTGCAAGTCGACATCGACGGCCTGCACCTGGACTGGTCGCCGACCGAGCTGCTGCACGGCCATCTGCGGATCGGCGAACTGCGCATCGAACGCCTGCACATCACCAGCGCCGCGAGCAGCACGCCGCCGACGCTGCCGACCGACCTCAGCCTGCCGCTATCGGTCGACCTCGAAAAAACAGCGATTTCCCGCCTCGAATACGGCAACCTGCTGCTCGTGCGCGATCTTGCCGGCCGCCTGCACAGCGACGGACTCAAGCACGCCCTCGACGACCTGCGCGCCACGCTCGGCGACGCGACCCTGAGCGGCCACGCCAAACTGGCCGGCACGGCACCCTTCGCGCTGGAGGCCAGCGCCGCGATTGCTGGCCAACTGGAAAAACACGCCCTGGCGCTCAGCCTGCAGGCGAGCGGCCCGCTGGAAAAAATCGCCCTCGCCGCCGTTGCCGAAAGCGGCATCAGCGGGCGTGCCGACGCCGTGCTGACGCCGTTCGGAAAAACTGCCTTCGCCAGCGCCCGGATCGCCATCGACGACTTCGACCCGGCCGCCTGGCAAACCGGCGCACCGAGCGCCCGCTTTGCCCTGCGCGCCGACCTCAAGCCGGACGCGTCCGGCATCGGCGGCCGCTTCTCGCTCGCCAACCGCATTCCCGGCCCGCTCGACCAGCAGCGCCTGCCGCTCGAACGGCTCGACGGTCGACTCGTCTGGCAGGACGAAATTGCCCGCCTCGACGCCCTGCACGCGACGCTGCCCGGCAAGGGCGAGTTGAACGGCAGCGGCCGCTGGCAGGCCGGCACTTTGCACCTCGAGTTGCAGGCGAGCCGCCTCGATGCGGCGCAACTGGTCGCCGCCCTGCGGGCTACACAATTGAACGGCCCGATTTCAGCCAATATCGACGCCAACCGGCAAAGCCTGCAGCTCGACCTCAAGGACACACGTTTCGCCATCCGCGCCGAGGCCAGCCAGGCAGCCGGCGCAATCGACCTGACCAGCCTCGAACTGAGCAGCGGCCCGGCCCGCCTCAAGGCGCGCGGCAAGCTGGCGCTCGGCAAGGAGATGGCCTTCGGCGGCGACGGCGAGCTTGAGCAGTTCGACCCGAGCCGCTTCGCACAAGTCACGCCGGCGCGCATCAACGCGCGCTTTGCAGCGAGCGGCAAGCTGCAGCCGCAGCCGCAGGTAGATGGCCATTTCGAACTCAAGGACTCACTGTGGGCCGGCCAGCCGCTGACCGGCCAGGGCCAGCTGAAGATAGCCTGGCCGCAGGTGCCGCTGGCCGAAATTCACCTCCAGGCCGGCGTCAACCGCCTGGACACGCACGGCGCCTTCGGCCGCCCCGGCGACCGCCTGCAAATCGAGCTCGACGCGCCGCAACTCGGCCCCTACGGCATTGACGGCGGCGCCAGCGGCCACTTCGAACTGGCCGGCACGCCGCAGCAGCTGCAACTCGCCGCCCGCCTGCAAGCCGCCCGCCTCGGTCTGCCCGGCCGCGTCCGGGTCAGCGGCCTCAAGCTCGACGCCACGGCCGGCGGCGGCGCCAATGCCCCGCTCAAGCTCGACCTTGCCGCCAGCACGCTGGAAACGCCGGAGCGCCCCGCCCTGCTCCGCCAGTTGCGCATCCAGATCAACGGCAACCGGCTGGCGCACCGCCTGAACGCCAGCGCCGACCTCGCCGGCAAGAACCACCTGCTGCTCGAACTCGCCGGCGGCCTGCCCGAGACTACCGGTGCCCTAAGCTGGCGCGGCCAGCTCGAACAGGCCAGCCTGCTCGCCGCCGACCCGGCGCGCAATGTCCGCCTGGTCGCGCCGGCGCCGCTGCAACTCGCTGCCGAGCGCTGGCATCTTGGCCCGGCCAGGCTGGCCGGCGAACCGCTCGACTGGCAGGCGACGCTGGATGTCGGCGCCGATGCGAAACAACTGGCCGCCAACCTGCAGGCGCGCGGCTCGCGCGTCGGCCGGATCGACGCCCAGTTGAACGCCGGCATGCAGGGCGCCTGGGCGCTCAACCGGCAGGCCGCCTGGCAGGGCAAACTGAATAGCGAAATCGCCGACCTCGCCTGGCTGGGCGAACTGATCGGCGAGCAATGGCGCACCGGCGGGCGTTTCAGCGGCGAACTCAAGCTCGCCGGCACGCCTGACAAACCCATCGCCAGCGGCCGTTTCCGCGGCAGCGAGCTGGCCCTGCGCCTGCCCGAACAAGGCCTCAACCTGAATCGCGGCGAGCTTGCCGTCGATCTCGACAACAACCTGCTGCGCGTCGGCAAGCTCGGCTTCGACAGCGTGCTGCAGGCGGCGCCGCGCCCCCTGCAACTCTCCGGGCGCGGCGATCTGGCGGCATTGACCGGCAAGCCCGGTCGCCTCGAAATCACCGGCGAAATGCAGGTCGACCGCCCAGCCGGCGCCGAGCATGCCTTCCTCGACGTGCATCTCGACCGCCTCGGTGCCTGGCAACTGCCCGACCAGTGGGTCAGCGTTTCCGGCAGCGGCCGCCTGAGCTGGCAGGACGGCACGCTCGGCGCCAAGGGCAAGCTCGCGGTCGATGCCGGCTACTGGCAACTGGCACGCAGCGGCGCGCCGCGTCTCTCCGACGATGTCGTCGTGCGCCGTGCCGGCCAGGAAAAAGCCAACACCAGCCTGCGCCCGAAGCTCGATCTCGACGTCAGCACCGAGCTCGGCGACAACTTCCTGTTCTCCGGCGCCGGCCTCAACACGCGGCTGTCCGGCGACATCCGCCTGCGCGCCAGCGGCCGCGACCTGCCGCGCGCCAGCGGCACGATCCGCACCCGCGCCGGGCGTTTCGAGGCCTACGGCCAGCAACTCGCCATCGAGCGCGGCATCCTGACTTTCCAGGGCCTGCCCGACAACCCCGCGCTCGACGTGCGCGCCGTGCGCCAGGGCCTGTCCGTCGAGCCCGGCGTGCATATCACCGGCACGGCGCAGCGCCCGGTCATCAAGCTGATCTCCGACCCCGAACTGCCCGACTCGGAAAAACTCGCCTGGCTGGTCCTCGGCCACGGCCCGGAGCAGATGGGCGCCGGCGACGCGACGGTGCTGCTCTCGGCGGCCGGCGGCCTGCTCGGCAACGATTCGGGCAATGTCGTGCAGCAATTGAAGAAGAATTTCGGTTTCGATGAGCTCGGTGTGCGCACCGGCCAGATCGGCGACAACGGCAGCCGCCAGCAGATCAGCCGCGTCGCCGCCGGCACCTTCGACAGCACGGCCAGCACCGGCGCGCAGATTTTCAGCGTCGGCAAACGCCTGTCATCGAATGCCATGCTCTCCTACGAACAGGCGCTGGGCAAGGCGGAAAGCGTCGTCAAGCTGACCATCAGCCTGAGCCGGCAGATCTCGGTAATCGGCCGCGCCGGCAGCGACAACGCGGTCGACCTGTTCTACACGCTGACTTTCGGGCGCCCGGACAAAGCGGGCGCGCCTTAG
- a CDS encoding Fic family protein, with protein MKIPLTPPDIDVLLLSLKPELFRHLYAASTPTVEGAYLHWDQLRHRAPPEGMTSELWWAALKLARTGMLQSLPLLDKAGKPFQIATPEDVLIHLHHIDKDAAGQIQSAAEVTTSENRDRYLFQSMAEEAITSSQMEGAATTRQVAEAMLREGRKPRDHSECMIFNNFHAMELIREIRNEPITPSRILELHRILTEGTLDDPAGAGRLRMSDDVHVADNRDGTIIHQPPSHTELGARLEKLCAFANADENTKPFVHPVLRAILLHFMIGYDHPFVDGNGRTARALFYWAIVRSGYWLMEFVSISHYLRKAPGKYVRSYLHTETDGNDTTYFLIHQLEVMRNAIQGLHEYLARKVSEQKSMERLLVGSGKLRNRLNHRQLALLTHALKYPGEVYKIDGHQRSHAVVYQTARSDLLGLSELGLLDKQKIGKSFLFQAPQNLRKTIADLAD; from the coding sequence ATGAAAATCCCTCTCACCCCGCCTGATATTGACGTGCTTCTTCTCAGCTTGAAGCCCGAGTTGTTCAGACACCTCTACGCTGCCAGCACGCCAACCGTGGAGGGGGCCTATTTGCACTGGGACCAGCTTCGGCATCGTGCTCCTCCCGAGGGAATGACGTCCGAACTGTGGTGGGCTGCGCTCAAACTGGCCCGGACCGGGATGCTTCAATCCTTGCCGCTACTAGACAAAGCAGGCAAACCATTCCAGATCGCCACTCCCGAAGATGTCCTGATTCACTTGCATCACATCGATAAGGATGCAGCGGGACAAATACAGTCTGCGGCTGAAGTGACGACTTCGGAGAACCGGGACCGATATCTTTTCCAGTCCATGGCCGAAGAAGCGATTACTTCCAGCCAGATGGAAGGAGCCGCAACAACGCGCCAGGTGGCTGAAGCCATGTTGCGCGAGGGCAGGAAACCCCGAGATCACAGCGAATGCATGATTTTCAACAATTTTCACGCCATGGAGCTGATCAGGGAAATCAGGAATGAGCCGATTACGCCAAGCCGGATTCTTGAACTGCATCGTATTCTGACCGAGGGCACTCTGGATGATCCTGCCGGTGCTGGCCGCTTACGGATGAGCGACGATGTCCATGTCGCGGACAATCGCGACGGCACCATCATTCACCAGCCGCCCAGCCATACGGAACTTGGCGCACGCCTCGAGAAGCTATGTGCTTTTGCCAATGCGGATGAAAACACCAAGCCTTTCGTACATCCGGTCCTGCGCGCGATCTTGTTGCATTTCATGATCGGCTACGATCACCCGTTTGTTGACGGTAACGGGCGAACGGCACGGGCTTTGTTCTACTGGGCAATTGTGCGTAGCGGCTATTGGTTGATGGAATTCGTTTCGATTTCGCATTACTTGCGGAAGGCGCCAGGTAAATACGTGCGCTCCTATCTTCATACGGAAACGGATGGAAACGACACGACGTATTTCCTGATTCATCAACTGGAGGTCATGCGCAATGCCATTCAAGGCTTGCATGAGTACCTGGCGCGCAAGGTCTCCGAGCAGAAATCGATGGAACGCCTCCTGGTCGGCTCGGGAAAGCTGAGAAATCGGCTTAATCATCGTCAATTGGCGCTTTTGACGCATGCTCTCAAATATCCGGGGGAAGTTTATAAAATTGACGGGCATCAACGCAGCCATGCCGTTGTGTACCAAACGGCACGTTCCGATCTATTGGGTTTGAGCGAGCTTGGGCTGCTCGACAAGCAAAAAATCGGCAAAAGTTTTTTGTTCCAGGCACCGCAAAATCTTCGGAAAACCATCGCCGATCTTGCCGATTAA
- a CDS encoding phosphoserine transaminase — protein MDLIPANPLNRLNFSGGPGVLPESVLQQVQEAIIAVPGVGLSILGISHRSDWFAAVVAELEANILSLMGLDTNYRVLFLQGGATQQFSMLPMSLLAGAERPADYLHTGYWSGKALPEARRVGPVRVAWSGESCGFAQLPGDAELDLQPDAPYLHYVSNETVEGLQFHRVLGGDRVPRICDMSSDFLSAPGDFKRFSLIYAHAQKNIGPAGVTVVVHRKDLFAAAPDNLPGFLDYRAQGAAHSILNTPPVFAIYVVLLISRWLRDEIGGLAAMDRINRRKAELLYGALDDSDGFYHGRAASGDRSLMNVAFNLPTPALEHEFVSAALAAGFSGLAGHRSIGGIRASLYNGLQLPAVEQLAGFMADFSAAHR, from the coding sequence ATGGATCTGATACCCGCAAACCCGCTGAATCGCCTGAATTTCTCCGGCGGCCCCGGCGTGCTGCCGGAGAGCGTCCTGCAGCAGGTGCAGGAGGCGATCATTGCCGTGCCCGGCGTCGGGCTGTCGATACTCGGCATCAGTCATCGTTCCGACTGGTTTGCCGCCGTCGTCGCCGAACTGGAAGCCAACATCCTGAGCCTGATGGGCCTGGACACGAATTACCGCGTGCTCTTTTTGCAGGGCGGCGCGACGCAGCAGTTTTCCATGCTGCCGATGAGCCTGCTGGCCGGCGCCGAACGGCCGGCGGATTACCTGCATACCGGCTACTGGAGCGGCAAGGCGCTGCCCGAGGCACGCCGGGTCGGGCCGGTGCGGGTCGCCTGGAGCGGCGAGTCCTGCGGCTTTGCACAACTGCCGGGCGATGCCGAACTCGATCTGCAGCCGGATGCGCCCTATCTGCATTACGTTTCCAACGAAACGGTCGAAGGCCTGCAGTTCCATCGCGTGCTCGGCGGCGACCGCGTGCCGCGCATCTGCGACATGTCGTCCGACTTTCTCTCGGCGCCGGGTGATTTCAAGCGTTTTTCGCTGATCTACGCGCATGCCCAGAAAAACATCGGGCCGGCCGGCGTTACCGTGGTCGTCCATCGCAAGGATCTGTTCGCGGCTGCACCGGACAATCTGCCGGGCTTTCTCGACTACCGCGCGCAAGGCGCAGCGCATTCCATCCTCAACACGCCGCCGGTGTTTGCCATCTACGTCGTGCTGCTGATCAGCCGCTGGCTGCGCGACGAAATCGGCGGTCTCGCGGCGATGGACAGGATCAATCGCCGCAAGGCGGAGCTGCTCTACGGTGCACTCGACGACAGCGACGGTTTCTACCACGGCCGGGCGGCAAGCGGCGATCGCTCGCTGATGAATGTCGCCTTCAACCTGCCGACCCCTGCACTGGAGCACGAATTCGTCAGCGCCGCGTTGGCCGCCGGCTTCTCCGGCCTGGCCGGGCACCGCAGCATCGGCGGTATCCGCGCCTCGCTCTACAACGGCCTGCAGTTGCCGGCGGTCGAGCAACTCGCCGGTTTCATGGCCGATTTCAGCGCGGCGCACCGCTAG